The nucleotide sequence GTTTTAGGGACCACCGAAAGGCTTGAAACATTTAGAAGAAGTTGAATTTTGATCTGCAGCACTTGGACATGGTTTCTTAGATTAATAAATATAAGAATACTAATGTATTTCTATTTTTTGCTTGCTTGTTGTGGATTTGGAAGGATAGGAATAATAATGTGTTCAATTTCAATGAAGTCTGATCCATTGATAAAGTGGTGAGACTTATCTATGCTTCAAACAATGAGCTTCAGAATATTTTTTcaagaaggttcttcatgctgcTCATTCCATGAACTTTACTTGGACGACTCCTCCACAAGATTCGGTTAAGGTAAATTGTAAGTATATTTGATGATAGTAGTAAGGCGTGATTTGACCGTGTTATTTGAAATTCAGATGGTTTATGGTTGAGAGGTTGTATGGGATCTTTCTCTTATGTGTGTGTGCTCAAATGTGAATTATTTGTGATCTGGTAGAGATTACTATTATCGTGGGAGGCTAGTCATAGAGATGCTTTTCAGTGAAATTGATTGCTTGGAGGCCTTTAATTTGATTAGTGATAAAAACATGGGAGCACATTACTTGGACAAGGATATGGTTAGCAAAATTCAGAAGATCTTGAAGTGGAAATAGAGGGCTAGTGTTGATCTTATTCAGTGGACTCCCAACAATATTGTTGACGCCATGACGAGATGTGATGTTATAAACATGACCGCTCAAGTTGAGCTCCTGCAGTCTTAGAAAGaggttagaaattttttttaagcCAGACATATCGTAATTTGTTCTAATTTTGTCTTTTACTTTTCTTTAATCTCTtatcacaaaaaaaatataaaaattatttaggtctattattttttttaatatgccAACACAACATTAAATGTTTTATAAAATCATTTATTTTGGTatacaaattaaatccaacactaaatTTAAAAATCTATCACTTCACTATATAGACTAAATAATGGTTTAGACtaatataagaagaaaaagatcTTACTTATTAGCAAAAAATGCAAAATGGCAAATTTGGGGGAAGATACACAACTCATATATAATGGGTGCAGTGCACCAAACAAAGCACGCATATTACACTCTCTCTACACTATACCCACAACCCACTCACTCGCTCGCTCACTCACAGAGCCACAAAGTTGCAAGTTGCNNNNNNNNNNNNNNNNNNNNNNNNNNNNNNNNNNNNNNNNNNNNNNNNNNNNNNNNNNNNNNNNNNNNNNNNNNNNNNNNNNNNNNNNNNNNNNNNNNNNNNTTCACACACATTGctactgctttttctttctttactttgctGATTCCCCAATTCCATTCCCCATTCAcacatttaaataaattaaacaccaccaccaccaccacattaGCCCTTTTCCTCTGCGCGTGAGTGGAACAAAGTACTATAGAACCATTATTAGGGTTTGAAATGTGGAGGGAGAATGGAACACACTGAATCCGATTCTGCTTCTTCCTCACTTCCCAATGGCGGTGGTGACTCCATCACCGCCACCCAACAAGACCCTCAACTTGCTCCTTCTTCCAATCACGGCACCGACGATCCTCAGCCGTCAGATCTCTATCAAACGGCTAAGGATGGTTCACTCTCGGCTGAGCTTCAGAGTAAGCTGGATTTGAAGGGTTTGGAAGGTGTGGGCGAAGAGGGTGGCGAGATTGGGGATAAAGTTTCAAACTTTGGCCAAGTTGGTGGTGGTGTTGATGATGGGGGTGTTACTAATGGTGACGATGAAGTTGTAAATGGTTGTGATGAGGGTTTTaaaggtggtggtggtgatggggaTAACTGGGGGTGGGAGACCAATAGTTGGGAAGAGGAGAATGTCAATGTGGGTCTTGTGGATGGTGATTATGATGGGTTAGTTAATGGATATGTTGATGCTGATGGGGGTGATGATGTTGATGGggatgagaagagggaagagaaaaATGGTGGTGGTAGGGCACAACACCAGTACCCTTGGAGGCCTGATGCTCAGGATTGTGCATTTTATATGAAGACTGGGAATTGCAAATTTGGAATCAATTGCAAGTTCAATCACCCCATTAATAGGAGGAAAAACCAGGTATTCTTGGCCCTTTTTTGTGCGCTTTCTTGAGGTTTTGCAATTTGTTAGATTTCAGGTTTGGCTTAGGACTTGATTATGTACAATGTTGtctttttggcccaattttgtTTTGAAGTTGTATTAGGTGAGGTGACATGATGTTATCTATTAACAAAAGGATTTCACAGTTTTCACTATgataaaaatggaagaaaaagtaATACAGTTAAGAGGGAAATAGGGATATGTGATTGAGCATTTAACAAGGCTTTTGGCCTTTCATGACTGCAAACATGTTATATTTTGTTCACATCTTAAAAGTTTTCTCTAAGATGTTTCAAACATACGTGAAGGCTGTTAAAGAGTGGCCAGCAGAAAGAGAGGAAGAGCAAGCAGAGAGATCAGGACAGACAGAATGCAAGGTTATTATCAAAATTATGCTTCTAAACAAATTTCATTGTAAATTTAGAATTTGCACATTCTGTTATTTAATTGAAAACTTAAACTACATATTCTTAATTTTACATAGAAGGTTGTGGATAAGGATAGTTTAAGAAGGTCTGATCTAGCGAATAATTTTGTATGTTATCAATTTTGGTTACCTTCAAATTATTACGTAGCAATATCTTTTGCAAAGAGATATAAAGATGATAAAATTATATGAATTCCTTTTTCTACACTTGCAGTGGACAAGGAAGGACCTTGttgttttttttcatttattttttttcatgacATTATATTTGTTCTAGTTCTTTCAGTCAAGCCGCATTCCAGGAAGCATGTGATAATGACATTAGTGACAGGGATGATAGTTTCATatgcaagataacaataataaattaataattatcttCATAATTTAGCTTGCATACATCAATATGTAATAGTAGTGGATACGAAAACAAATGAACTgggaaaaagcaaaagaaaaaaggaaaagctTTTTGCACTACCCTATCAATTGTTGAGTTAAAATACGAATGAATCTAAGTCAGGCAGCTTCTTTGGCGTGATTAAATGAATAGATTTTGCTCTTCAGACATAGCTTCTTTCTGaagttttttttaaaagatatgtgAAATGTTCTTAATAAATGTTTTTCTTGGTGTTATGGCAGTATTATTTAAGGTCCGGGGGTTGTAAGTTTGGAAAAGATTGTAAATATAACCATACAAAAGGAAAAGATTTAACAACCGAGGAGGTGGCAGAACTCAATTTTCTTGGTCTGCCTATTCGTCTGGTATGTATATATGAAGCTTCTTTCATATACCATCTTTTATCTGTTTTTACAGCTTCCAAAAACAGTTACCTCTGAAATATTATTCTGGTTGATTNNNNNNNNNNNNNNNNNNNNNNNNNATTACATGCGCACCGGCTCATGTAAGTTTGGAGCAAACTGCAAGTTTAATCATCCTGACCCTACAACTGTTGGAGGTTCTGAATCATCTCCAGGGTATAGTAATGGAGGATCTGATCCTTCTTCACGGTATAGTAATGGACGATCTAATACTTCTTCAGGGTATAGTAATGGAGGATCTATTTCATTACATGGTGTATCACAACAGTCTGTGTCAACATGGTCTTCTCCAAGAACAGTAAATGAAACATCTCCTTTTGTGCCAATGATGCTTTCGCCCCCAAGTCCTGATTGGAATGCATATCAGGTATATCCTAAGATTCAATATTAGTAGCCATCTAATAGTGGCTGTTTTATTATACAATAATTTATGCTAGATAGATGATTGACTTTGCCAATGCCCTGTCATGCAATGTTATTAACTTATTGTTATCAGGCTATATATTTATTTCATTTATCTGACTTTATATCATTCTACCGTTGGTTTGAAATACCTTTTATATGGTGAGATATTGTCACCTTGAGTGTTGCAGACATATCAATGCATTAGCAGTGAATGCATACTGGAAAGCTGAATGAGTATTAAGCTATTTGAGGTTCATGAGGCGGACCTTTAGTTGTAAACTTAGAAGTGAATATTCGATTTGTACCTATTACTCTTGACCTGTGAGTTATATAGTGCAATGCACTGAATGCAGTACAGCATGgtcc is from Arachis ipaensis cultivar K30076 chromosome B01, Araip1.1, whole genome shotgun sequence and encodes:
- the LOC107631030 gene encoding zinc finger CCCH domain-containing protein 67 isoform X2; the protein is MEHTESDSASSSLPNGGGDSITATQQDPQLAPSSNHGTDDPQPSDLYQTAKDGSLSAELQSKLDLKGLEGVGEEGGEIGDKVSNFGQVGGGVDDGGVTNGDDEVVNGCDEGFKGGGGDGDNWGWETNSWEEENVNVGLVDGDYDGLVNGYVDADGGDDVDGDEKREEKNGGGRAQHQYPWRPDAQDCAFYMKTGNCKFGINCKFNHPINRRKNQAVKEWPAEREEEQAERSGQTECKYYLRSGGCKFGKDCKYNHTKGKDLTTEEVAELNFLGLPIRLVCIYEASYYMRTGSCKFGANCKFNHPDPTTVGGSESSPGYSNGGSISLHGVSQQSVSTWSSPRTVNETSPFVPMMLSPPSPDWNAYQAPTYLSERSMHPPPPYVMNNPVIETNVYIHPQKRIQVDDFPERPGEPECSYFLKTGDCKFKSNCKFHHPKNRIATLPPCNLNDKGLPLRPDKNACMHYTRYGLCKFGPACKYDHPINPVPPTGVEVDGMGGNGGAVQ
- the LOC107631030 gene encoding zinc finger CCCH domain-containing protein 43 isoform X1; this translates as MEHTESDSASSSLPNGGGDSITATQQDPQLAPSSNHGTDDPQPSDLYQTAKDGSLSAELQSKLDLKGLEGVGEEGGEIGDKVSNFGQVGGGVDDGGVTNGDDEVVNGCDEGFKGGGGDGDNWGWETNSWEEENVNVGLVDGDYDGLVNGYVDADGGDDVDGDEKREEKNGGGRAQHQYPWRPDAQDCAFYMKTGNCKFGINCKFNHPINRRKNQAVKEWPAEREEEQAERSGQTECKYYLRSGGCKFGKDCKYNHTKGKDLTTEEVAELNFLGLPIRLVCIYEASYYMRTGSCKFGANCKFNHPDPTTVGGSESSPGYSNGGSDPSSRYSNGRSNTSSGYSNGGSISLHGVSQQSVSTWSSPRTVNETSPFVPMMLSPPSPDWNAYQAPTYLSERSMHPPPPYVMNNPVIETNVYIHPQKRIQVDDFPERPGEPECSYFLKTGDCKFKSNCKFHHPKNRIATLPPCNLNDKGLPLRPDKNACMHYTRYGLCKFGPACKYDHPINPVPPTGVEVDGMGGNGGAVQ
- the LOC107631030 gene encoding zinc finger CCCH domain-containing protein 43 isoform X3 translates to MEHTESDSASSSLPNGGGDSITATQQDPQLAPSSNHGTDDPQPSDLYQTAKDGSLSAELQSKLDLKGLEGVGEEGGEIGDKVSNFGQVGGGVDDGGVTNGDDEVVNGCDEGFKGGGGDGDNWGWETNSWEEENVNVGLVDGDYDGLVNGYVDADGGDDVDGDEKREEKNGGGRAQHQYPWRPDAQDCAFYMKTGNCKFGINCKFNHPINRRKNQYYLRSGGCKFGKDCKYNHTKGKDLTTEEVAELNFLGLPIRLVCIYEASYYMRTGSCKFGANCKFNHPDPTTVGGSESSPGYSNGGSDPSSRYSNGRSNTSSGYSNGGSISLHGVSQQSVSTWSSPRTVNETSPFVPMMLSPPSPDWNAYQAPTYLSERSMHPPPPYVMNNPVIETNVYIHPQKRIQVDDFPERPGEPECSYFLKTGDCKFKSNCKFHHPKNRIATLPPCNLNDKGLPLRPDKNACMHYTRYGLCKFGPACKYDHPINPVPPTGVEVDGMGGNGGAVQ